From the Bacteriovorax sp. Seq25_V genome, one window contains:
- a CDS encoding glutathione peroxidase codes for MIKLFLVIFATLSTFANSLYDFNINTYKGEEIKFSSFKGKPLLVVNIATRCGYTGQLDDIEKLYQKYKSKGLVVLGIPSNDFGGQTPEGNTEVANFCQRNYGATFPITEKQVVSGANKNKIYEFIKSQTREEVKWNFEKVLFDKEGRLIKKYPSSTVPLDKGLINNIEKLL; via the coding sequence ATGATTAAACTATTTTTAGTAATTTTTGCGACTCTCTCAACATTTGCGAACTCTCTCTATGATTTCAATATCAACACATACAAAGGTGAAGAAATTAAGTTTTCCTCATTTAAAGGAAAGCCACTTCTCGTTGTAAATATCGCGACACGTTGTGGCTATACTGGACAGCTTGATGATATTGAAAAACTCTATCAAAAGTATAAATCAAAGGGACTTGTCGTCTTAGGTATCCCTTCAAACGACTTTGGAGGACAAACACCAGAAGGTAATACGGAAGTCGCCAATTTTTGTCAGCGCAACTACGGAGCAACTTTTCCAATTACTGAGAAGCAAGTTGTCTCAGGTGCGAACAAAAATAAAATTTATGAATTCATCAAAAGCCAAACTCGTGAAGAAGTTAAATGGAATTTTGAAAAGGTTTTATTTGATAAGGAAGGAAGACTTATAAAAAAGTACCCTTCATCAACTGTGCCGCTAGATAAAGGGCTAATAAACAATATAGAAAAACTACTGTAG
- a CDS encoding UvrD-helicase domain-containing protein: protein MSDALSTEIYKYITRLEKSVTDCVDVIKKIPDHNMEALMEIQRNLESLKEESKSCNDDDLPAIIQQMHLQNQLAERFSTHVSLPDAESPFFGHMRIEQEGKTKDIYLGHISFSHRLAKFKIIDWKKAPIARVFYQFAEEDDFELDLEERTIEGTILEKSILTIRNGELLRVDRGGESYVKRDGKWTGMHEEVAVLAGGEGKANGELAFGMGNTNFDSPEVISLLDKIQYDIVHGDAKKPLLITGGAGSGKTTVALYRIAKLCEKGVLNPNDALVLVPNAGLINLSKTLLYNIGLERVHVKTTEELLKEVVTTTIKGMPRKINDNTPLGVSTIKRHPYTLDMLAEYVEQQKNQALSVLEKMENKDKIFNFISSNKHLSIIPLFKLIHEQSFITSLERMQIKEQLRKLRNYQEDIFNLFTNFSLMEKLRDNSNGFITNRMLEELKFHMSSTYNEFDSDKDHQSTEATMDRSGMFDFEDYPLLIKLVELKNGTIHINNHKIKMYKHIFLDEAQELSASELELLSHTLMKDGNYTVAGDAIQQIDPSMVFTSWDLVLKSLGISDFKASELNVSYRSPKQIVEFAHTVLGPLAPGQMPDTKRNGGPVIKTQVQHLAHASMVLSDALVDLTKREPRATIAIICNKEETAEQFYNELADIGGVNLVLDQGFNFKPGIDITTVDQIRGLEFDYVILPDTDRVNYPENNRARKRLHLAATRAIHQLWVLFPLDRTILF, encoded by the coding sequence ATGTCTGATGCTCTAAGTACTGAAATTTATAAATATATAACGCGACTTGAGAAGTCCGTTACTGATTGCGTTGATGTAATTAAAAAGATCCCTGATCACAATATGGAAGCCTTGATGGAGATTCAAAGAAATTTAGAGTCTCTGAAAGAAGAAAGTAAGTCATGTAATGACGATGATCTTCCAGCAATCATTCAACAGATGCACCTACAAAATCAACTGGCCGAAAGATTTTCGACTCACGTAAGCCTTCCCGATGCCGAGTCTCCATTCTTTGGTCATATGAGAATTGAGCAAGAAGGTAAAACGAAAGATATTTATCTTGGACATATATCGTTTTCGCATCGTCTTGCGAAGTTTAAAATCATCGACTGGAAAAAGGCTCCAATTGCGAGAGTGTTTTATCAATTTGCTGAAGAAGATGATTTTGAATTAGATCTTGAAGAGAGAACAATTGAAGGAACGATACTTGAAAAGTCTATCCTTACAATTAGAAATGGTGAACTACTTCGTGTTGATAGAGGTGGTGAGTCTTATGTGAAAAGAGATGGTAAGTGGACTGGAATGCACGAAGAAGTTGCTGTCCTTGCAGGTGGAGAAGGGAAGGCTAATGGAGAGCTCGCTTTTGGTATGGGAAATACCAACTTTGATTCTCCTGAAGTAATCTCGCTTCTTGATAAAATTCAGTATGACATTGTTCATGGTGATGCAAAGAAACCTCTTCTTATTACAGGGGGAGCTGGTAGTGGTAAGACAACTGTAGCTCTTTATCGAATCGCAAAACTTTGTGAAAAGGGTGTTCTGAATCCTAATGATGCCCTTGTTCTTGTTCCAAACGCAGGTCTGATTAATCTTTCTAAGACACTTCTTTATAATATTGGCCTGGAAAGAGTACATGTAAAAACAACTGAAGAACTTTTAAAGGAAGTTGTAACAACGACAATTAAGGGAATGCCACGCAAGATTAATGATAACACTCCACTTGGAGTATCAACAATCAAGAGGCATCCATATACTTTAGATATGCTTGCTGAATATGTTGAGCAACAGAAAAATCAGGCTCTTTCTGTTCTTGAGAAAATGGAGAATAAAGATAAGATCTTTAATTTCATTTCTTCTAATAAGCACTTATCAATTATCCCATTATTTAAACTGATTCATGAACAGTCTTTCATTACTTCTTTGGAAAGAATGCAAATTAAAGAGCAGTTAAGAAAACTTAGAAATTACCAAGAAGATATTTTTAATCTTTTCACTAATTTCTCTTTAATGGAAAAGTTAAGAGACAACTCAAATGGTTTCATTACAAATAGAATGCTTGAAGAGTTAAAGTTTCATATGTCTTCTACTTATAATGAGTTCGACTCAGACAAGGATCATCAATCAACTGAAGCGACTATGGATAGAAGTGGTATGTTTGATTTTGAAGACTACCCATTACTAATCAAACTTGTTGAATTAAAAAATGGGACAATCCACATTAATAATCACAAGATCAAAATGTATAAACACATCTTCCTTGATGAGGCGCAAGAGCTTTCAGCAAGTGAGTTAGAACTTCTGTCTCATACACTTATGAAGGATGGAAACTACACAGTGGCAGGAGATGCGATTCAACAAATTGATCCATCGATGGTTTTCACTTCTTGGGATCTTGTTCTTAAGAGTTTAGGAATTAGTGACTTTAAAGCAAGTGAGCTTAATGTTTCTTACCGCTCTCCAAAGCAGATTGTAGAGTTTGCTCACACGGTACTTGGTCCTCTTGCTCCAGGTCAGATGCCAGATACAAAGAGAAACGGTGGACCAGTTATTAAAACTCAAGTTCAACACCTTGCTCATGCATCGATGGTTCTATCTGATGCTCTTGTTGATCTTACAAAGAGAGAGCCACGTGCGACGATTGCCATCATTTGTAATAAAGAAGAAACGGCAGAGCAGTTTTACAACGAACTTGCAGATATTGGTGGTGTGAACCTTGTGCTAGATCAAGGGTTTAACTTTAAGCCTGGTATTGATATCACAACTGTTGACCAGATCCGTGGTCTTGAGTTTGATTACGTTATTCTTCCAGATACAGATAGAGTGAATTACCCAGAAAATAATAGGGCCAGAAAGAGACTTCACCTTGCTGCAACAAGAGCAATTCACCAGTTATGGGTTCTCTTCCCGCTAGATCGTACAATTCTATTCTAA
- a CDS encoding peptidylprolyl isomerase, with protein sequence MTQKVIGFHYTLKDDQGTTIDSSEGASPLLFLEGSGMIIPGLEQELVVMNVGDKKNVEVAAADAYGEVREDMVITVERAQFPPEAELNVGDQFRVNNNPAMPPFTVVKIEGESITLDGNHPLAGKKLFFDVEITESRAATDEEIAHGHAHGEGGHHH encoded by the coding sequence ATGACACAAAAAGTTATTGGATTTCATTACACTCTTAAAGATGATCAAGGTACAACAATTGATTCATCTGAAGGTGCATCTCCACTTCTTTTCCTAGAAGGTAGCGGAATGATTATCCCAGGACTAGAGCAAGAACTAGTTGTAATGAATGTTGGTGATAAGAAGAATGTTGAAGTAGCTGCTGCTGATGCTTACGGTGAAGTAAGAGAAGATATGGTTATTACTGTTGAAAGAGCTCAGTTTCCACCAGAAGCTGAACTAAATGTTGGAGACCAATTTAGAGTTAACAACAACCCAGCAATGCCTCCATTTACTGTTGTAAAAATCGAAGGTGAAAGTATTACTCTTGATGGTAACCACCCACTTGCAGGAAAGAAACTTTTCTTTGATGTAGAAATTACTGAATCACGTGCGGCAACTGATGAAGAAATTGCTCATGGTCACGCACACGGAGAAGGTGGACATCACCACTAA
- a CDS encoding GreA/GreB family elongation factor, which translates to MINKTLIKQEIHKKLQHELELATEALEHSRDLMSQDDMKPEGKYDTRRTEVGYLVQAQGKRVEELKSDIAYIDAYTPKASDKVEVGAIAKIGHEDNEALYFISPTYSGYTLDIDNVEVHVLSLKSPIAEGAMTLEEGEFFEVESPKGELEYQIIEIF; encoded by the coding sequence ATGATAAATAAGACTTTGATAAAACAAGAAATTCATAAAAAACTTCAACATGAGCTCGAGCTGGCAACCGAGGCCCTTGAGCACTCACGTGATCTCATGTCTCAAGATGATATGAAACCCGAAGGCAAGTACGATACTCGACGCACAGAAGTTGGCTACCTCGTACAAGCACAGGGCAAGAGAGTTGAAGAGTTAAAATCAGATATTGCCTATATTGATGCGTATACGCCTAAAGCATCAGACAAGGTAGAAGTGGGAGCAATTGCTAAAATTGGTCACGAAGACAATGAGGCACTCTATTTCATTTCTCCAACCTACTCAGGATATACATTAGATATTGATAATGTGGAAGTACATGTTCTTTCACTAAAGTCACCGATCGCTGAAGGCGCAATGACATTAGAAGAAGGAGAATTTTTTGAAGTCGAGTCTCCCAAAGGAGAGCTCGAGTATCAAATTATAGAAATTTTTTAG
- a CDS encoding heavy-metal-associated domain-containing protein: MSENKKMKFIVSGIKCGGCVSKIENNLSDYHPVVDKEVGEVIVELATETRPIEVKKKLEELGFGVQSFSKAE; the protein is encoded by the coding sequence ATGTCAGAAAATAAAAAAATGAAGTTTATTGTTAGCGGAATTAAGTGTGGGGGTTGTGTTTCAAAAATTGAAAATAATCTTTCGGACTATCACCCAGTTGTGGATAAGGAAGTTGGTGAGGTCATTGTAGAGTTGGCCACTGAGACAAGACCAATTGAAGTAAAGAAGAAGCTTGAAGAATTAGGATTTGGAGTTCAAAGCTTTTCTAAGGCTGAGTAA
- a CDS encoding cation diffusion facilitator family transporter, with protein sequence MGTGHHHGHGHHHHHHGGSGNILIAFFLNASFAVVEFIGGYLTNSVAIYSDAIHDLGDSLALLFAYFSEKMGNKAPDENYTYGYKRFSVISALINGVILLTGSLFVIMESIERISNPQPVHPEGMLGLALLGITINGVAAFRLSKDDGLNQRMVMLHLMEDILGWIAVLVVSIVLLFKPWFILDSILSIVISIVILRGVYKNLIGVGEILLQKFPKHLDLEKIYSLIRKIDCVNDVHGIQGFSVDESNISLSFHVSVSGDLKMLEVDKIKKKIKHILVKNQIKFSSIEFESDGYDCSENDDEHHDHKHDHEH encoded by the coding sequence ATGGGAACTGGGCATCATCATGGTCATGGCCATCATCATCACCATCATGGAGGAAGTGGTAATATCCTTATTGCTTTCTTCTTAAATGCATCATTTGCTGTTGTTGAGTTCATTGGTGGTTATCTTACAAACTCTGTAGCAATTTATTCAGATGCTATTCACGACCTTGGAGATAGTCTTGCTCTTTTGTTTGCATATTTCTCAGAGAAGATGGGAAATAAGGCTCCTGATGAAAATTATACTTATGGGTATAAACGATTTTCTGTAATCTCTGCTTTAATCAATGGTGTTATTCTTCTTACAGGATCACTTTTTGTAATCATGGAGTCGATTGAAAGAATCTCAAATCCACAACCAGTGCATCCTGAAGGAATGCTAGGTTTAGCACTTCTTGGAATTACCATTAATGGAGTAGCCGCTTTTAGACTATCTAAGGATGATGGTCTCAATCAAAGGATGGTAATGCTTCATCTTATGGAAGACATTCTTGGCTGGATTGCTGTACTTGTCGTGAGTATCGTACTTCTATTTAAACCATGGTTTATTCTTGACTCAATTCTTTCGATTGTAATTTCTATAGTCATCTTAAGGGGAGTTTATAAGAATTTAATTGGGGTTGGGGAGATTCTTCTTCAAAAGTTTCCGAAGCACCTCGATCTTGAAAAGATATATTCTTTAATAAGGAAAATTGATTGTGTTAACGATGTACATGGAATACAAGGATTTTCAGTTGATGAATCAAATATTTCTCTAAGTTTTCATGTTTCAGTTTCCGGGGATTTAAAAATGCTTGAAGTTGATAAAATTAAAAAAAAGATCAAGCATATTCTCGTAAAGAACCAAATTAAATTCTCTTCGATTGAATTTGAAAGTGATGGGTATGACTGTTCAGAGAATGATGATGAACATCACGATCACAAACATGATCATGAACACTGA
- a CDS encoding ABC-F family ATP-binding cassette domain-containing protein: protein MLNVSNLSKNQSGETLYSSCSFQINPGEKVGLVGPNGSGKTTLFRMIIGEEKPDEGQISFPDKLRWAYFSQKVGEMKGKTALQEVIEGDAKIKELQEKLREFEEKLADMANMTDDEMNDVLMKMGDVQSEFEKRGGYDLESRAEEILTGLGIMPEDHHKKVEDFSGGWKMRIALAKVLVINPEMIIMDEPTNYLDMETILWLENWLKNYKGAIFMTTHDRDFMNNVCKKIIEISHGKMTTYSGNYDWYLQERETRLVQLKAQAQRQADMLAKEEEFIAKFKARASHAAQVQSRVKKLDKIDRIEVPTEEETINFQFPTPPRGGDDVIMLEDLAKAWTNSKGENIPVFSGLKATVKRLDKIAVVGVNGAGKSTLLKCITQHTEPTSGQVKVGPSIKIGYFSQYSLDVLEPENSVFDEVRKGLGEASDGYVRNLLAAFLFRGNDVDKKVKYLSGGEKSRLVMAVLLSQNNNCLILDEPTNHLDIKSREVLLEALKAYEGTILFVSHDRHFLTELSAKVFEVDHGQVLIYPGNYKYYCDKKAGLIN, encoded by the coding sequence ATGTTAAACGTCTCTAATTTATCAAAAAATCAGAGTGGAGAAACTCTCTATTCATCTTGTTCATTCCAAATTAATCCAGGCGAAAAAGTTGGACTTGTTGGGCCAAATGGCTCTGGAAAGACAACTCTTTTTAGAATGATTATTGGTGAAGAAAAACCAGATGAAGGGCAAATCAGTTTCCCAGACAAGTTACGTTGGGCCTACTTCTCTCAGAAGGTTGGAGAGATGAAAGGTAAGACAGCTCTTCAAGAAGTTATTGAAGGTGATGCTAAAATTAAAGAGCTTCAAGAAAAGCTTCGCGAGTTTGAAGAGAAGCTGGCCGACATGGCAAATATGACAGACGATGAGATGAATGATGTTCTTATGAAAATGGGTGACGTTCAATCTGAGTTTGAAAAGCGCGGTGGTTACGATCTTGAATCTCGTGCAGAAGAAATTCTAACAGGTCTTGGGATCATGCCAGAAGATCATCATAAGAAAGTAGAAGACTTCTCTGGTGGTTGGAAGATGAGAATCGCGCTTGCGAAGGTTCTGGTTATAAACCCTGAAATGATCATCATGGATGAGCCTACCAACTACCTTGATATGGAAACAATTCTTTGGCTTGAAAATTGGCTGAAAAATTATAAGGGCGCAATTTTCATGACGACCCACGATCGTGACTTCATGAATAATGTTTGTAAAAAAATTATTGAAATCTCTCATGGGAAGATGACGACATATTCTGGAAATTATGACTGGTATCTTCAAGAAAGAGAAACTCGTCTTGTACAATTAAAAGCGCAAGCGCAAAGACAAGCTGATATGCTTGCTAAAGAAGAAGAATTCATCGCGAAATTTAAAGCAAGAGCATCTCACGCAGCTCAGGTTCAGTCTCGTGTAAAGAAGCTTGATAAGATAGATCGTATTGAAGTTCCTACTGAAGAAGAAACAATTAACTTCCAGTTCCCAACTCCTCCAAGAGGTGGTGATGACGTTATCATGCTTGAAGATCTTGCTAAGGCATGGACAAACTCTAAAGGTGAGAATATTCCTGTTTTCTCTGGACTTAAGGCAACAGTAAAAAGGCTTGATAAGATCGCTGTCGTTGGTGTTAACGGAGCAGGGAAGTCGACTCTTTTAAAGTGTATTACTCAACATACTGAACCAACTTCTGGACAAGTGAAGGTAGGGCCGAGTATCAAGATTGGTTACTTTAGTCAGTACTCTCTTGATGTTCTTGAACCTGAAAATAGTGTTTTTGATGAAGTTCGAAAAGGACTTGGAGAGGCGAGTGATGGATACGTTAGAAATCTTCTTGCAGCTTTCCTTTTCAGAGGTAATGACGTTGATAAGAAAGTTAAGTATCTTTCAGGTGGAGAGAAATCTCGTCTTGTAATGGCCGTGCTACTTTCTCAAAATAATAATTGTCTTATACTTGATGAGCCTACCAACCACCTTGATATCAAATCTCGTGAGGTTCTTCTTGAAGCTCTTAAGGCATACGAAGGAACAATTCTTTTCGTATCCCACGATAGACACTTTTTAACAGAACTATCTGCCAAGGTATTTGAAGTTGACCATGGTCAAGTTCTTATCTATCCAGGAAACTACAAATATTACTGCGATAAGAAAGCGGGTTTAATTAATTAA
- a CDS encoding translation initiation factor — MSEKGRILYSSDGSGVNLVEKNKTPASYADVVPSQTILKLRIEKNGRGGKSVTVIYNLPNNPPFFKELTKKLKNHCGTGGSFKDSTIEIQGDQMNKIREYLKGLSYQVKG; from the coding sequence ATGAGTGAAAAAGGTAGAATATTATATAGTAGTGATGGCTCGGGAGTTAATCTTGTTGAGAAAAATAAAACTCCGGCTTCGTATGCTGATGTAGTTCCAAGTCAAACAATTTTAAAACTTAGAATAGAAAAGAATGGAAGAGGTGGAAAGTCAGTCACAGTTATTTATAACTTACCAAATAATCCTCCTTTCTTTAAAGAGCTCACAAAGAAATTAAAGAATCATTGTGGAACTGGTGGAAGTTTTAAAGATAGCACTATTGAGATTCAGGGCGATCAGATGAATAAGATAAGAGAGTACTTAAAAGGACTTTCGTATCAAGTTAAGGGGTAA
- a CDS encoding heme-binding protein: MANLRGITSKQAFNILDSGIRNNEVLKGPPLSFVILDNGGHVKLAHSQDGCSIARYEIALGKAYAALAMGFNSREFYNYVKQGILPELFGTAINGSLNGKFIPQPGGVLIKDGDEIIGAIGISGASSDYDEDIAIKAIADINLQ, encoded by the coding sequence ATGGCGAATCTAAGAGGAATCACATCGAAGCAAGCTTTCAATATTCTAGATAGTGGAATAAGAAATAATGAGGTTCTTAAAGGGCCTCCTCTCTCGTTTGTAATCCTTGATAATGGTGGGCATGTTAAACTGGCACATTCTCAGGATGGTTGCTCAATCGCCCGCTACGAAATAGCCCTTGGGAAAGCATATGCGGCTCTTGCGATGGGGTTTAATTCTCGTGAATTTTACAACTATGTTAAGCAAGGAATTCTACCCGAACTATTTGGTACTGCGATTAATGGAAGTCTAAATGGTAAGTTTATTCCTCAGCCTGGAGGAGTATTAATTAAGGATGGTGATGAGATTATCGGGGCAATCGGAATTTCAGGAGCATCTTCGGACTATGATGAAGATATTGCCATCAAAGCGATTGCCGATATTAATCTACAGTAG
- a CDS encoding HIT domain-containing protein translates to MEINSRFVEDSDFVTELELCQLRLMKDGDLDWFMMIPKVPGAKEWIDLSVDQQIQLTKEIDLVSRKLKSVNSGKINIGSLGNVVSDLHIHVLSREEGDRAWPGPIWGTKALKPYSPDRLVFWKKEFNS, encoded by the coding sequence ATGGAAATTAATTCACGTTTTGTAGAAGATTCTGACTTTGTTACTGAGCTAGAACTTTGCCAGCTACGTCTAATGAAAGATGGTGATCTCGATTGGTTTATGATGATTCCCAAAGTTCCTGGTGCTAAAGAATGGATTGATCTAAGCGTAGATCAGCAAATTCAATTAACAAAAGAGATTGATCTCGTTAGTCGTAAATTGAAGTCTGTTAATTCTGGTAAAATAAATATTGGTAGTCTTGGTAACGTGGTTAGTGACTTACATATACATGTTTTGTCGAGAGAAGAAGGGGATAGAGCTTGGCCAGGACCTATTTGGGGAACAAAGGCATTAAAACCGTATTCCCCAGATAGACTAGTATTTTGGAAAAAAGAATTTAATTCTTAG
- a CDS encoding cation:proton antiporter, translating into MEQYINSLELQYLILFSVLLLLPKILLRFNIPVGISSLFLGVITALTIGWFKDDQMILMLSRLGITSLFLFAGMEIEVEELRRDAPALSKSIAKAVVVTIVSAIFFSWSMGLHFRPAIILALAILTPSTGFILNSLRNYGFTEDQQYWIRSKAIAKEIAAIVMLFVALQSESLEQFIFSKGILIFLVLFLPFLFKFFFKVIAPYAPDSEVGFLILVALICGVITKNIGTYYLVGAFIVGVIAGQFKHFNNSHKADDILEHLRMFFSFFIPFYFYSTGLTITSDLFSIKGLALGLGLLIVFIPIRILTVFSSIKFFIKDNWQDRYPIATALLPNLIFGLVLASILRERFQIDVYIISGLIVYTILSSIIPAIVFKKTPPESFV; encoded by the coding sequence ATGGAACAATACATTAACTCTCTTGAACTACAATATCTGATTTTATTCTCTGTCTTACTTCTTCTTCCAAAGATTTTACTAAGATTTAATATTCCGGTGGGGATATCTTCTCTTTTTCTTGGAGTAATTACGGCCTTGACTATAGGTTGGTTTAAAGATGATCAAATGATTCTAATGCTTTCTCGCCTTGGGATTACATCATTATTCTTGTTTGCCGGGATGGAAATTGAGGTTGAGGAACTGAGAAGGGATGCACCTGCTTTAAGCAAGAGTATTGCAAAGGCGGTTGTTGTCACAATTGTTTCGGCCATTTTCTTTTCGTGGTCCATGGGATTACATTTTAGACCAGCTATCATTTTAGCTCTTGCGATATTAACTCCATCAACTGGTTTTATTTTAAATTCTCTTAGAAATTATGGTTTCACAGAGGATCAGCAATACTGGATTAGATCAAAAGCGATCGCTAAAGAAATTGCTGCGATTGTAATGCTATTTGTTGCTCTTCAATCAGAGTCGCTAGAGCAGTTTATTTTCTCTAAAGGGATTTTGATTTTCCTTGTGTTATTTCTGCCATTTCTATTTAAATTCTTTTTTAAAGTTATTGCGCCTTACGCTCCAGACTCGGAAGTTGGCTTTCTGATTCTTGTGGCCCTGATTTGTGGAGTTATCACTAAGAATATTGGAACATACTATCTTGTTGGAGCCTTTATTGTAGGTGTCATTGCTGGACAGTTTAAACATTTTAATAATAGCCATAAGGCCGATGACATCCTAGAGCATTTGAGAATGTTCTTTTCATTCTTCATCCCATTTTATTTTTATTCGACAGGACTAACAATTACCTCAGATCTATTCTCAATAAAGGGATTAGCGCTTGGACTTGGACTTCTGATTGTGTTTATTCCTATTAGAATCCTTACAGTGTTTTCAAGTATAAAATTCTTTATTAAAGATAATTGGCAGGATCGTTATCCAATTGCAACAGCGTTGCTTCCAAATTTAATTTTTGGACTAGTACTGGCTTCAATTTTAAGAGAGAGATTTCAAATTGATGTTTATATTATTTCTGGTCTGATTGTTTATACGATACTTTCAAGTATTATTCCTGCGATTGTCTTTAAGAAGACACCTCCGGAGTCTTTTGTTTAG
- a CDS encoding YqaA family protein codes for MNTDLWSLFASSFLAATFLPFSSEVHLAYMAKSINWQLVLVVATLGNTLGGMTNYFLGYYSKIEWANKYLRIKKEEVEKAQKMVHRYGLILSFFCFLPIVGDPIAFVLGLNKEKTLGVVLLMALGKLLRYGVILIMFFSFN; via the coding sequence ATGAACACTGATTTGTGGTCACTATTTGCATCTAGTTTTCTTGCTGCTACTTTTCTTCCATTTTCCTCGGAAGTGCATCTTGCATATATGGCGAAGTCAATCAATTGGCAGTTGGTTTTGGTAGTTGCTACTTTAGGTAACACACTCGGTGGAATGACAAACTACTTCTTGGGCTACTATTCAAAGATTGAGTGGGCCAATAAGTATCTTAGGATAAAGAAAGAGGAAGTTGAAAAAGCTCAAAAGATGGTCCACCGTTATGGACTTATACTTTCTTTCTTTTGTTTCCTTCCAATTGTTGGTGATCCTATTGCTTTCGTCCTCGGATTAAATAAGGAAAAAACGCTTGGCGTAGTATTATTAATGGCATTAGGTAAGCTTCTTCGCTATGGTGTAATTCTTATTATGTTTTTTTCGTTTAATTGA
- the hpf gene encoding ribosome hibernation-promoting factor, HPF/YfiA family, with the protein MKVTITFRHLEHTPSLDERIHEKSERLSKYLGGKSHIKWSCSVKEGVHYAEVELSGPNYSYHATGSSENLYKSFDIVVAKIERQLQKRKDKITSKKSRPGHKDLQIMDPEAAWLDYDEDNFGNIA; encoded by the coding sequence ATGAAAGTTACAATCACATTTAGACACTTAGAGCATACACCTTCACTTGATGAAAGAATTCATGAGAAATCTGAAAGACTTTCAAAATACCTTGGAGGTAAATCACATATTAAATGGAGTTGTTCAGTAAAAGAAGGTGTTCACTACGCTGAAGTAGAACTTAGTGGACCAAACTATAGCTACCATGCAACAGGATCAAGTGAAAACTTATACAAGTCATTTGATATTGTTGTCGCAAAAATTGAAAGACAATTACAAAAGAGAAAAGATAAAATTACTTCCAAAAAATCACGTCCAGGACATAAGGATTTACAGATTATGGATCCAGAAGCTGCATGGCTTGATTATGATGAAGATAATTTCGGAAATATTGCCTAA